From one Streptomyces sp. N50 genomic stretch:
- a CDS encoding YibE/F family protein, with product MTTTQQPPYPPTGPPHGHDQGSGDDHGSGHDHGSGGDGGHGSGADGGHGSGGGGGHGHSHSHGPAAPVSRHLRKVIAAILIPFTVAVVVGMVVLWPGGAPSHKRTGVGFDRQTQQATVTKVVSVSCASVNASGGGSTGDTSTAEGSSAAQEAAGTCKKATVTVSTGKDKGRTFTEIVQPDQSRQLHQGEKVVVAYEPSAPRDLQYSVTDVNRKFPMALLAGIFALAVVVVGRLRGVMALIALAISFMILNFFILPAILHGSNPLIVAVVGSSAIMLIALYMCHGLSARTSVAVLGTLMSLVLIGVLGSVFIGWAALTGNTDDNTGLIHGLYPSIDMSGLLLAGVIIGSLGVLDDVTVTQTSAVWELHEANPSMGWRGLYRAGIRIGRDHIASVVNTLVLAYAGAALPLLLLFSIAQSSVGAVANSELVAEEIVRTLVGSIGLVASVPVTTALAALVVSADRPGPEAVPAGAATAGAATAPSAKPAAARGGKGRRRKH from the coding sequence GTGACCACGACACAGCAGCCCCCGTACCCGCCGACCGGGCCGCCGCATGGCCACGACCAGGGATCTGGCGACGACCACGGTTCCGGGCACGACCACGGATCGGGTGGGGACGGCGGGCACGGTTCCGGCGCGGACGGTGGCCACGGTTCCGGTGGAGGCGGTGGGCACGGTCATTCGCACAGCCATGGCCCCGCCGCCCCCGTCTCCCGGCATCTGCGGAAGGTCATCGCGGCGATCCTGATCCCGTTCACGGTGGCGGTCGTGGTCGGCATGGTGGTGCTCTGGCCCGGCGGCGCCCCGTCGCACAAGCGCACCGGCGTCGGCTTCGACCGGCAGACACAGCAGGCGACGGTCACCAAGGTCGTCAGCGTGAGCTGCGCGTCGGTGAACGCCTCGGGCGGTGGCTCGACCGGCGACACCTCCACCGCCGAGGGCTCCTCCGCGGCACAGGAGGCGGCCGGCACCTGCAAGAAGGCCACGGTCACGGTCTCCACCGGCAAGGACAAGGGCCGTACGTTCACGGAGATCGTGCAGCCCGACCAGTCACGGCAGTTGCATCAGGGCGAGAAGGTCGTGGTCGCGTACGAACCCTCGGCGCCCAGGGATCTGCAGTACTCCGTCACCGATGTGAACCGTAAGTTCCCGATGGCACTGCTCGCCGGAATCTTCGCCCTAGCAGTCGTCGTCGTAGGCCGGCTGCGCGGTGTCATGGCGTTGATCGCGCTGGCCATCAGTTTCATGATCCTGAACTTCTTCATCCTGCCCGCGATCCTGCACGGCTCGAACCCGCTGATCGTGGCGGTGGTCGGATCGAGCGCCATCATGCTCATCGCCCTGTACATGTGCCACGGGCTGTCGGCCCGTACGTCGGTGGCGGTGCTCGGCACCCTGATGTCGCTGGTGCTGATCGGCGTCCTGGGCTCGGTGTTCATCGGCTGGGCCGCGCTGACCGGCAACACGGACGACAACACGGGTCTGATCCACGGGCTGTACCCGTCCATCGACATGAGCGGTCTGCTGCTCGCCGGCGTCATCATCGGTTCGCTCGGTGTACTCGACGATGTGACGGTCACCCAGACCTCGGCGGTCTGGGAGCTGCACGAGGCCAACCCGTCGATGGGCTGGCGCGGGCTGTACCGCGCCGGCATCCGCATCGGCCGCGACCACATCGCCTCCGTCGTCAACACCCTCGTCCTCGCCTACGCGGGCGCCGCATTGCCGCTGCTCCTGCTCTTCTCCATCGCGCAGAGCAGCGTCGGGGCGGTCGCCAACAGCGAGTTGGTCGCCGAGGAGATCGTGCGCACGCTGGTGGGTTCGATCGGGCTGGTCGCGTCGGTACCGGTCACCACGGCCCTCGCCGCCCTGGTCGTCTCGGC